In Shinella sp. XGS7, a single genomic region encodes these proteins:
- a CDS encoding GntR family transcriptional regulator — translation MTATAPASKLPFQFKPDPQAASPLYMQLAHKLAQAIRDGHYHPDEALPSERVLSESLDLSRVTARKAIDRLVEQGLIIRKRGSGNYIAPKLEQPLSRLTSFSEELHQRGFKPSSKWLTRGFAQAAPDEQLSLGLATGARVSRLERLRLADSVVMAYEVSVLPEAVLPDPQAVDASLYAHLSKQGGAPVRALQHIRAINAEPKLASLLEVPVGQAVLFITRVGFLESGQAVELTHSYCRSDYYDFVAEMRREG, via the coding sequence ATGACTGCTACCGCCCCCGCTTCCAAGCTGCCCTTCCAGTTCAAGCCCGACCCGCAGGCCGCTTCGCCGCTGTACATGCAGCTGGCGCACAAGCTGGCCCAGGCCATCCGCGACGGCCACTACCACCCCGACGAGGCCCTGCCCTCGGAGCGGGTGCTGTCGGAATCGCTGGACCTCTCGCGCGTGACCGCCCGCAAGGCCATTGACCGCCTGGTGGAGCAGGGCCTGATCATCCGCAAGCGCGGCTCGGGCAACTACATCGCGCCCAAGCTGGAGCAGCCGCTCTCGCGCCTGACCAGCTTCTCGGAAGAACTGCACCAGCGCGGCTTCAAGCCCAGCTCCAAATGGCTGACCCGCGGCTTCGCCCAAGCGGCGCCCGACGAGCAGCTGAGCCTGGGCCTGGCCACCGGGGCGCGCGTCTCGCGCCTGGAGCGCCTGCGCCTGGCCGATTCGGTGGTCATGGCCTACGAAGTGAGCGTGCTGCCCGAGGCGGTGCTGCCGGACCCGCAGGCGGTGGATGCCTCGCTGTATGCCCACCTGTCCAAGCAGGGCGGGGCGCCGGTGCGCGCGCTGCAGCACATCCGCGCCATCAATGCCGAGCCCAAGCTGGCCTCTCTGCTGGAGGTGCCGGTGGGCCAGGCGGTGCTCTTCATCACACGGGTGGGTTTTCTGGAGTCGGGTCAGGCCGTGGAACTGACCCATTCTTACTGCCGCAGCGATTACTACGACTTCGTCGCCGAGATGCGACGCGAGGGCTAG
- the nagA gene encoding N-acetylglucosamine-6-phosphate deacetylase, whose product MAVEQIEGYVLTPQGFVRGVLEQQGGRIVRIEGEAVPESEVRHGRQALPLVLPGFIDVHVHGGAGRDTMEAGDAGQAIARLHARHGTTALLATTMTAPMDEIRAAIAAVGPLCRERDPQGARVLGVHLEGPYINPGKLGAQPDFAKAASIEEILALHALAPIRLITLAPELPGNLELITTLRAAGFQVQIGHTLGTYEDGVAALAHGAGGFTHLFNAMTGLHHREPGMVGAALAHAQYAEIIPDLLHVHPGAIKVALRAIPCLFCVSDSTAAAGMPDGEYSLGRHKVQKCMGGVRLPDGTLAGSTLTLDQALRNLVGLGLEIEEASRRVSTHAADYMGLEDRGRLAVGAWADFVVMNRDLQLQRVVVEGDEIDLE is encoded by the coding sequence TTGGCTGTTGAACAGATTGAAGGCTATGTCCTGACGCCGCAGGGTTTTGTGCGCGGCGTGCTGGAACAGCAAGGCGGACGCATCGTCCGCATCGAGGGCGAGGCGGTCCCCGAGTCCGAAGTGCGCCATGGGCGCCAGGCCCTGCCCCTGGTGCTGCCCGGCTTCATCGACGTGCATGTGCACGGCGGCGCCGGCCGCGACACCATGGAGGCCGGTGACGCCGGCCAGGCCATCGCCCGCCTGCATGCGCGCCATGGCACCACGGCCCTGCTGGCCACCACCATGACCGCGCCCATGGACGAGATCCGCGCGGCCATCGCCGCCGTGGGCCCGCTGTGCCGCGAGCGCGACCCGCAGGGCGCGCGCGTGCTGGGCGTGCATCTGGAAGGCCCCTACATCAACCCCGGCAAGCTGGGCGCCCAGCCCGACTTCGCCAAGGCCGCCAGCATCGAGGAGATCCTGGCCCTGCACGCCCTGGCGCCCATCCGCCTGATCACGCTGGCGCCCGAGCTGCCCGGCAATCTGGAACTCATCACCACGCTGCGCGCGGCGGGCTTCCAGGTGCAGATCGGCCACACCCTGGGCACCTACGAGGACGGCGTGGCCGCCCTGGCCCATGGGGCCGGCGGCTTCACCCATCTCTTCAACGCGATGACGGGCCTGCACCACCGCGAGCCCGGCATGGTGGGCGCGGCCCTGGCCCATGCGCAGTACGCCGAGATCATCCCGGACCTGCTGCATGTGCACCCCGGCGCGATCAAGGTGGCGCTGCGCGCCATCCCCTGCCTGTTCTGCGTGAGCGATTCCACCGCGGCGGCCGGCATGCCCGATGGCGAGTACAGCCTGGGCCGCCACAAGGTGCAGAAATGCATGGGCGGCGTGCGTCTGCCCGACGGCACCCTGGCCGGCAGCACCCTGACCCTGGATCAGGCGCTGCGCAATCTGGTGGGCCTGGGTCTGGAGATCGAGGAGGCCTCGCGCCGCGTCTCCACCCATGCGGCGGATTACATGGGTCTGGAAGACCGCGGCCGCCTGGCCGTGGGCGCCTGGGCCGACTTCGTGGTGATGAACCGGGACCTGCAGTTGCAGCGCGTGGTGGTTGAAGGAGATGAGATTGACCTCGAGTAA
- a CDS encoding SIS domain-containing protein has protein sequence MLEEALSAPAAVARQLAADQGAYAALGEALRAQPPSSLLTIARGSSDHAAHYMAYLVMARLGRLVTSLPMSLVTLYQSKIESKGLVSLAFSQSGQSPDLVAPTQYFSSQGARTVAFVNASGSPLAEAAQHVFSLHAGPEQSVAATKSYIAQLVAGARVVAAWQDDEDLAAALQALPEALSKAAALRWDAAVEALKDADKLFVIGRGTGLAIAMEAALKFKETCGIQAEAFSGAEVKHGPMALVEEGYPLLVFAPRGPAQAGLVALAEEMRGRGARVLLAAPAGTPGAELELATTGNEDLDPIAAVQSFYPMVEALARARGLNPDQPRHLAKVTKTH, from the coding sequence ATGCTTGAAGAAGCGCTGAGCGCCCCCGCCGCCGTGGCGCGCCAGCTGGCCGCCGATCAGGGTGCCTATGCGGCCCTGGGCGAGGCCCTGCGCGCCCAGCCGCCCAGCAGCCTGCTGACCATTGCCCGCGGCAGCTCCGATCACGCCGCCCACTACATGGCCTATCTGGTGATGGCCCGCCTGGGCCGCCTGGTCACCTCCCTGCCCATGTCCCTGGTCACGCTGTACCAGAGCAAGATCGAGAGCAAGGGCCTGGTCTCGCTGGCCTTCTCGCAGTCGGGCCAGAGCCCCGACCTGGTGGCCCCCACCCAGTACTTCAGCAGCCAGGGCGCCCGCACCGTGGCCTTCGTCAACGCCTCGGGTTCGCCCCTGGCCGAGGCCGCCCAGCATGTGTTCTCCCTGCACGCCGGCCCCGAGCAGAGCGTGGCCGCCACCAAGAGCTATATCGCCCAGCTGGTGGCCGGTGCCCGCGTGGTGGCCGCCTGGCAGGATGACGAGGATCTGGCCGCCGCCCTGCAGGCCCTGCCCGAAGCCCTGAGCAAGGCCGCCGCCCTGCGCTGGGACGCCGCGGTGGAAGCGCTCAAGGACGCCGACAAGCTCTTCGTGATCGGGCGTGGCACCGGCCTGGCCATCGCGATGGAAGCCGCGCTCAAGTTCAAGGAAACCTGCGGCATCCAGGCCGAGGCCTTCTCGGGCGCCGAGGTCAAGCATGGCCCCATGGCCCTGGTCGAGGAAGGCTATCCGCTGCTGGTCTTTGCCCCGCGCGGTCCGGCCCAGGCGGGCCTGGTGGCCCTGGCCGAGGAGATGCGCGGCCGCGGCGCCCGCGTGCTGCTGGCCGCACCGGCCGGCACGCCCGGCGCCGAGCTGGAGCTGGCCACCACCGGCAATGAGGACCTGGACCCCATCGCCGCGGTGCAGAGCTTCTATCCCATGGTCGAGGCCCTGGCGCGTGCGCGCGGCCTCAACCCCGACCAGCCGCGCCATCTGGCCAAAGTGACCAAGACGCATTGA
- the nagZ gene encoding beta-N-acetylhexosaminidase — MSATPAFRPGHLVMVDIPGKTLDAETAAFLREHEIRAVCLFRKNLGSEDEIRRLTADLREVMGPLGLIGIDQEGGSVIRATSVPQAPAAMALGAIGDEALAEEVGAAVARSLRHLGINWNFAPVLDVNNNPANPVIGERSFGEDPEQVIRLARAWMRGSLREGVACCVKHFPGHGDTHVDSHHALPTVDKSLAALEALELRPFRALASGAEAAPAVMTAHIVYPQLDAEHPATLSKTILGGVLRQNLGFGGVVITDALMMKAVFERYGYARASVLALQAGADMPLAQGSRAEQAEVLDAIAAALVAGQLSLAEVQAAAARIETLARAYPLARRDYAAGQREADDALMHRAWAQSLSALRGAQPPAADRALRVITQASVASDGVSEAGLPVEQVAALFAGHFSDVEFLHLPKLSALSAADLPRDGRLNVLVSNQRARYGATAAEAAVDLHLAIWNPFQVLDLPQAPALVTWGYAEGAMSALRAWLQGAQAAAGVPPVTLN, encoded by the coding sequence ATGAGCGCGACCCCTGCCTTCCGCCCCGGCCATCTGGTGATGGTCGACATCCCCGGCAAGACCCTGGATGCCGAGACCGCTGCCTTTCTGCGCGAGCACGAGATCCGCGCGGTCTGCCTGTTCCGCAAGAACCTCGGCAGCGAGGATGAGATCCGCCGCCTGACCGCCGACCTGCGCGAGGTCATGGGCCCGCTGGGCCTGATCGGCATCGACCAGGAAGGCGGTTCGGTGATCCGCGCTACCAGCGTGCCCCAGGCCCCGGCCGCCATGGCCCTGGGTGCCATCGGCGACGAGGCCCTGGCCGAGGAGGTGGGCGCCGCCGTGGCCCGCTCCCTGCGCCATCTGGGCATCAACTGGAATTTCGCGCCCGTGCTGGACGTGAACAACAACCCGGCCAATCCGGTGATCGGCGAGCGCAGCTTCGGCGAGGACCCGGAGCAGGTGATCCGCCTGGCCCGGGCCTGGATGCGCGGCTCGTTGCGCGAGGGCGTGGCCTGCTGCGTCAAGCATTTCCCCGGCCATGGCGATACCCATGTGGACTCGCACCATGCCCTGCCCACGGTGGACAAGTCCCTGGCCGCGCTGGAAGCCCTGGAGCTGCGCCCTTTCCGCGCCCTGGCCTCGGGGGCTGAGGCGGCGCCGGCGGTGATGACCGCCCACATCGTCTACCCGCAGCTGGATGCCGAGCATCCGGCCACCCTGTCCAAGACCATTCTGGGTGGCGTGCTGCGCCAGAACCTGGGCTTTGGCGGCGTGGTCATCACCGACGCGCTGATGATGAAGGCCGTGTTCGAGCGCTATGGCTATGCCCGCGCCTCGGTGCTGGCCCTGCAGGCCGGCGCCGACATGCCGCTGGCCCAGGGCAGCCGCGCCGAGCAGGCCGAGGTGCTGGACGCGATTGCTGCCGCCCTGGTCGCTGGTCAGCTGAGCCTGGCCGAGGTGCAGGCTGCGGCCGCGCGCATCGAGACCCTGGCCCGTGCCTATCCCCTGGCGCGCCGCGACTACGCCGCCGGCCAGCGCGAGGCCGACGACGCCCTGATGCACCGCGCCTGGGCCCAGTCCCTGAGCGCGCTGCGCGGCGCCCAGCCGCCCGCCGCCGACCGCGCCCTGCGCGTGATCACCCAGGCCAGCGTGGCCAGCGACGGCGTGTCCGAAGCCGGCCTGCCGGTGGAGCAGGTGGCCGCGCTCTTTGCCGGGCATTTCAGCGATGTGGAGTTCCTGCACCTGCCCAAGCTCAGCGCCCTGAGCGCGGCCGATCTGCCGCGTGATGGCCGCCTGAACGTGCTGGTCTCCAACCAGCGTGCGCGCTACGGCGCGACGGCGGCCGAGGCCGCGGTGGACCTGCATCTGGCCATCTGGAATCCCTTCCAGGTGCTGGACCTGCCGCAGGCGCCGGCCCTCGTGACCTGGGGCTATGCCGAGGGCGCCATGAGCGCGCTGCGCGCCTGGCTGCAGGGCGCGCAGGCCGCGGCCGGCGTGCCGCCCGTGACCCTGAACTGA
- a CDS encoding MFS transporter encodes MTQTPMRSPIRWVPSLYFVQGLQFFVVMLIAGLMFKNMGVANDQIARWTGALGLAWAFKPLWSPFLELARSKKLIVVAMQFTGAVGLGLMAAALQLPMWFAASIAVLFLLAYASATHDIACDGLYMASLDAKQQAAYAGWQGAFFNASKFLTLGGLLVLAGQLERSMGVMNAWSVIFALLALLLTLLASYNAWALPGALNTEHADLTAAGIWRTLREVIADFLQKPGIWMAILFIVLFRFAEGQVQTIGPLFLKEARESGGLGLSTEQIGGIYGTVGTAAFLVGSILGGYFTSWLGLKRAMPILIVAMAVPNVTFYYLASTLPADLFHIGAAVGIEMFGYGFGFVGMILYIMQAVAPGKFQTAHYALGSGVMQLGFILSKTISGDIQLAMGYQHFFLWTIVCGVPALLLLFFVRIPQSGAAAQDELETLPASGAGEGGAAPAAGR; translated from the coding sequence ATGACCCAGACGCCGATGCGCTCGCCCATACGCTGGGTGCCCAGCCTGTACTTCGTGCAGGGCCTGCAGTTCTTTGTCGTGATGCTGATTGCCGGCCTCATGTTCAAGAACATGGGCGTGGCCAATGACCAGATCGCGCGCTGGACCGGCGCCCTGGGCCTGGCCTGGGCCTTCAAGCCGCTGTGGAGCCCCTTTCTGGAGCTGGCGCGCAGCAAGAAGCTGATCGTGGTGGCCATGCAGTTCACCGGCGCGGTGGGGCTTGGCCTGATGGCTGCGGCCCTGCAGCTGCCCATGTGGTTTGCCGCCAGCATCGCGGTGCTCTTCCTGCTGGCCTACGCCTCGGCCACGCATGACATCGCCTGTGACGGCCTCTATATGGCCAGCCTGGACGCCAAGCAGCAGGCCGCCTATGCCGGCTGGCAGGGCGCCTTCTTCAACGCCTCCAAGTTCCTGACCCTGGGCGGCCTGCTGGTGCTGGCCGGCCAGCTTGAGCGCAGCATGGGCGTGATGAACGCCTGGTCGGTGATCTTTGCCTTGCTGGCCTTGCTGCTGACCCTGCTGGCCAGCTACAACGCCTGGGCCCTGCCGGGCGCGCTGAACACCGAGCATGCGGACCTGACCGCGGCCGGCATCTGGCGCACCCTGCGCGAGGTGATTGCGGACTTTCTGCAAAAGCCCGGCATCTGGATGGCCATTCTCTTCATCGTGCTGTTCCGCTTCGCGGAAGGGCAGGTGCAGACCATCGGCCCGCTGTTCCTGAAGGAGGCGCGCGAGAGCGGCGGCCTGGGCCTGAGCACCGAGCAGATCGGCGGCATCTACGGCACCGTGGGCACGGCGGCCTTTCTGGTGGGCAGCATCCTGGGCGGCTACTTCACCAGCTGGCTGGGCCTGAAGCGCGCCATGCCCATCCTGATCGTCGCGATGGCGGTGCCCAATGTGACCTTCTACTACCTGGCCAGCACCCTGCCGGCCGATCTCTTCCATATCGGCGCCGCGGTGGGCATCGAGATGTTCGGCTACGGCTTCGGTTTCGTGGGCATGATTCTCTACATCATGCAGGCGGTGGCGCCGGGCAAGTTCCAGACCGCGCACTACGCCCTGGGCTCGGGCGTGATGCAGCTGGGCTTCATCCTGAGCAAGACCATCAGCGGCGACATCCAGCTGGCCATGGGCTACCAGCACTTCTTCCTGTGGACCATCGTCTGCGGTGTGCCGGCCCTGCTGCTGCTGTTCTTCGTGCGCATCCCGCAGTCCGGCGCGGCCGCACAGGACGAGCTCGAGACCCTGCCGGCGAGCGGGGCGGGCGAGGGCGGAGCCGCCCCGGCGGCGGGCCGCTGA
- a CDS encoding glycoside hydrolase family 16 protein, which translates to MLLCQPASAQAGQVFFDDFSYGSTAEMWREGGWTPRSQSGHPGVSGASWSPQGLSLQDDPEQRGNRLLRLRAQTDGTGPGTQQSQVCHQRKYLEGTYAARVRFRDLPSAGVDGDPVIQTFYVVSPLRYDFDPEFSELDWEYLPNGGWGSEKTRIYGITWQTVKLEPWTPYHQQHQEHGSLDGWHVLMMQILDGRTRLFIDGRQVAEQGGRNYPVVPMSINFNLWFSPGGLLPASAEPRVWEQDVDWVFHARNTRLSPEQVMAEVAALRKGGTRRVDRVPAAEPALESRCNF; encoded by the coding sequence ATGCTGTTGTGCCAACCTGCCTCGGCGCAAGCCGGGCAGGTTTTTTTTGATGATTTCAGCTACGGCTCGACGGCCGAGATGTGGCGCGAGGGCGGCTGGACGCCGCGCAGCCAGAGCGGCCATCCGGGTGTCAGTGGCGCCAGCTGGTCGCCCCAGGGCCTGAGCCTGCAGGACGATCCCGAGCAGCGCGGCAACCGCCTGCTGCGCCTGCGCGCCCAGACCGACGGCACGGGGCCCGGCACCCAGCAGAGCCAGGTCTGCCATCAGCGCAAATACCTGGAGGGCACCTATGCCGCGCGGGTGCGCTTTCGCGACCTGCCCAGCGCTGGCGTGGATGGCGATCCGGTGATCCAGACCTTCTACGTGGTCAGCCCCCTGCGCTACGACTTCGATCCCGAGTTCAGCGAGCTGGACTGGGAGTACCTGCCCAATGGCGGCTGGGGCAGCGAGAAGACGCGCATCTACGGCATCACCTGGCAGACGGTGAAGCTGGAGCCCTGGACGCCCTATCACCAGCAGCACCAGGAGCATGGCTCCCTGGACGGCTGGCATGTGCTGATGATGCAGATCCTGGACGGCCGCACCCGGCTCTTCATCGACGGCCGCCAGGTCGCGGAGCAGGGCGGGCGCAACTACCCGGTGGTGCCCATGTCCATCAACTTCAATCTCTGGTTCTCGCCCGGCGGCCTGCTGCCGGCCAGCGCCGAGCCGCGGGTCTGGGAACAGGATGTGGATTGGGTCTTTCATGCCCGCAACACCCGGCTCAGCCCCGAGCAGGTGATGGCCGAGGTGGCCGCCCTGCGCAAGGGCGGCACCCGCCGCGTGGACCGGGTGCCGGCGGCCGAGCCGGCGCTGGAGAGTCGTTGCAATTTCTGA